A region from the Deltaproteobacteria bacterium genome encodes:
- a CDS encoding cupin domain-containing protein encodes MADAHAVPETPEVIALHKRLAEYSLGGHWQSREQNANLVPYLWPWSAIYSCLIESGEVIKLGGIDDAAKRRTVQLVNPSLTLKKSTSRTIQMSIQLVKPGERAECHRHTADALRFVVEGDGTGYTNVEGEQMLMEPGDLVLTPNWTWHDHYNCSTKNLVWLDVLDAQLTGYLDANFHENYAEGPAQPIVKPDGYGRHQYGAIRPRMNNASNAALPYNYKWRDAYRSLNEIAAAGQRDPHDGVLLEYAHPITGGPTMPTIGCWLQMVPPGESTTPHRHTSSTIYHVVQGAGVTNVGQKKGAGKELSWGAHDCFFVPSWNWHHFENKSKTEPAIIFSVTDRPVLESLGLFREEAA; translated from the coding sequence ATGGCCGACGCACATGCCGTTCCAGAAACCCCTGAAGTCATCGCTCTACACAAACGCCTGGCGGAATATTCCCTCGGCGGCCACTGGCAGTCGCGCGAGCAGAACGCCAACTTAGTGCCGTACCTTTGGCCGTGGTCGGCGATTTATTCCTGCTTGATCGAGTCCGGCGAGGTGATCAAGCTCGGCGGCATCGACGACGCCGCCAAACGGCGCACGGTGCAGCTGGTCAATCCGTCTTTGACATTGAAAAAGTCCACCAGCCGGACGATTCAAATGTCGATCCAGCTCGTCAAGCCTGGCGAGCGTGCCGAATGCCACCGTCATACCGCCGATGCGCTGCGCTTCGTCGTCGAAGGCGACGGCACCGGCTACACCAACGTCGAAGGCGAGCAGATGCTCATGGAGCCCGGCGATTTGGTGCTCACGCCCAATTGGACCTGGCATGACCACTACAACTGCAGCACGAAAAATCTCGTTTGGCTCGATGTGTTGGATGCCCAACTGACCGGTTATCTCGATGCCAACTTTCACGAGAACTACGCCGAGGGCCCGGCGCAGCCGATCGTCAAACCAGACGGCTACGGCCGCCATCAATACGGCGCGATTCGCCCGCGCATGAACAACGCCAGCAACGCCGCGCTACCTTACAACTACAAATGGCGCGACGCGTACCGATCGCTGAACGAAATCGCCGCCGCCGGCCAACGCGATCCCCACGACGGCGTCCTGCTCGAATACGCCCATCCGATCACCGGTGGACCGACCATGCCGACCATCGGCTGCTGGCTGCAAATGGTCCCGCCGGGCGAAAGCACGACGCCGCATCGCCACACCAGCAGCACGATCTACCACGTCGTCCAAGGCGCCGGCGTCACCAACGTCGGACAAAAAAAAGGCGCCGGCAAAGAATTGTCCTGGGGCGCCCACGATTGTTTCTTCGTGCCGTCATGGAACTGGCACCATTTCGAAAACAAGTCGAAGACCGAACCGGCGATCATCTTTTCCGTCACCGACCGGCCGGTGCTGGAGAGCTTGGGACTGTTCAGAGAAGAAGCGGCGTAG